From a region of the Pongo pygmaeus isolate AG05252 chromosome 5, NHGRI_mPonPyg2-v2.0_pri, whole genome shotgun sequence genome:
- the LOC129038766 gene encoding LOW QUALITY PROTEIN: olfactory receptor 12D3 (The sequence of the model RefSeq protein was modified relative to this genomic sequence to represent the inferred CDS: inserted 1 base in 1 codon), which translates to MENVTTMNEFLLLGLTGVQELQPFFFGIFLIIYLINLIGNGSILVMVVLEPQLHSPMYFFLGNLSCLDISYSSVTLPKLLVNFVCSRRAXSCLGCITQLHFFHFLGSTEAILLAVMAFDHFVAICNPLRHTVIMNPQVCILLAAAAWLISFFYALMHSVMTAHLSFCGSQKLNHFFCDVKPLLELACSDTLLNQWLLSIVTGSISMGAFFLTLLSYFHIIGFLLFKNRSCRVLHKALSTCASHFMVVCLFYGPVGFTYIHPASATSMIQDRIMAIIYSAITPALNPLIYTLRNKEVMMALKKIFGRKLFKDWQQHH; encoded by the exons ATGGAGAATGTCACTACAATGAATGAGTTTCTTCTACTTGGCCTGACTGGTGTTCAGGAGCTGCAGCCTttcttctttgggattttcttaATCATTTACCTGATAAACTTGATTGGAAATGGATCTATATTGGTGATGGTTGTTTTAGAACCACAACTCCACTCccctatgtatttttttctgggaAACCTTTCTTGTCTGGATATTTCTTATTCTTCAGTGACACTGCCCAAGCTGCTTGTAAACTTTGTGTGCAGTCGCAGGG TATCTTGTCTAGGCTGCATCACCCAGCTACACTTTTTCCACTTTTTGGGAAGCACAGAGGCCATTTTACTGGCTGTCATGGCCTTTGACCATTTTGTTGCCATCTGCAATCCTCTTCGCCACACTGTCATCATGAACCCCCAGGTGTGTATTCTGTTGGCAGCTGCAGCCTGGCTCATCAGCTTCTTTTACGCTCTGATGCATTCTGTCATGACTGCACATCTGAGTTTTTGTGGCTCTCAAAAACTCAATCACTTTTTCTGCGATGTCAAGCCGCTCTTAGAACTGGCCTGTAGTGACACACTACTCAATCAATGGCTTCTTTCCATTGTCACAGGCAGCATATCCATGGGAGCTTTCTTTCTGACTCTTCTCTCCTACTTCCATATAATTGGCTTCCTTCTGTTTAAGAACAGGTCCTGCAGAGTACTCCATAAGGCTCTGTCCACTTGTGCCTCCCATTTTATGGTGGTATGTCTTTTCTATGGACCTGTGGGCTTCACATATATtcatcctgcttcagccacctccatgattcagGACCGGATAATGGCCATCATATATAGTGCCATCACCCCTGCACTGAATCCACTGATCTACACCCTTAGGAACAAAGAAGTGATGATGGCTCTGAAGAAAATCTTTGGTAGGAAGTTGTTTAAAGACTGGCAGCAACACCACTAG
- the LOC129038763 gene encoding olfactory receptor 5V1: MERKNQTAITEFIILGFSNLNELQFLLFTIFFLTYFFTLGGNILIILMTVTDPHLHTPMYYFLGNLAFIDICCTTSNVPQMMVHLLSKKRSISYLGCVVQLSTFVFFVGSVCLLLAAMAYDCDIAICNPLRYSIILNKVLCNQLAAPCWAAGFLNSVVHTVLTFRLPFCGNNQINYFCDIPPLLILSCGNTSVNELALLSIGVFIGWTPFLCIVLSYICIISTILRIHSSEGRRKAFSTCASHLAIVFLFYGSAIFTYVRPISTYSLKKDRLISVLYSVVTPMLNPIIYTSRNKDIKEAVKTIGSKWQPPISSLDSKLTY; the protein is encoded by the coding sequence ATGGAAAGAAAGAATCAAACAGCTATAACTGAATTCATCATCTTGGGATTCTCCAACCTAAATGAATTGCAGTTTTTACTATTCACCATCTTCTTTCTGACTTATTTCTTTACTTTGGGaggaaatatattaattatcTTGATGACTGTGACTGATCCACACCTGCATACACCTATGTATTATTTTCTAGGGAACTTGGCCTTTATTGACATCTGCTGCACCACCAGCAATGTCCCCCAGATGATGGTGCACCTCCTCTCAAAGAAAAGAAGCATTTCTTATTTGGGGTGTGTGGTTCAACTTtctacatttgttttctttgtaggaTCAGTGTGTCTCCTACTGGCAGCAATGGCGTATGATTGTGACATTGCAATCTGCAATCCTTTAAGGTATTCAATTATTCTGAACAAGGTTCTATGCAATCAATTAGCAGCCCCATGCTGGGCTGCTGGTTTCCTTAACTCAGTGGTGCATACAGTGTTGACATTCCGCCTGCCCTTCTGTGGCAACAATCAGATTAATTACTTCTGTGACATCCCCCCTTTGCTGATCTTGTCTTGTGGAAACACTTCTGTCAATGAGTTGGCACTGCTATCCATTGGGGTCTTCATTGGTTGGACTCCTTTCCTTTGTATTGTACTTTCCTACATTTGCATAATCTCCACCATCTTGAGGATCCACTCCTCAGAGGGAAGACGAAAAGCCTTTTCTACATGTGCCTCCCACCTGGCCATTGTCTTTCTCTTTTATGGCAGTGCCATCTTTACATATGTACGGCCCATCTCAACTTACTCACTAAAGAAAGATAGGTTGATTTCAGTGTTGTACAGTGTTGTTACCCCCATGCTAAACCCTATAATTTACACATCGAGGAATAAGGACATCAAAGAAGCTGTCAAAACTATAGGGAGCAAGTGGCAGCCACCAATTTCCTCTTTGGATAGTAAACTCACTTATTGA